One genomic segment of Catalinimonas alkaloidigena includes these proteins:
- a CDS encoding FecR family protein, whose translation MFYNQYTALDFAMDEYFQRWVFTRDAEVSDYWQTWLALHPEKKEAIEEAKILLSLQKLRKDEWSADRMLMTKERIRESLDEQNKPDASSAPPKDKDNKRLMSPWLAIAASLLLIVSIMLPVYILSQDEQVFSTTYGETQKFELPDGSEVILNANSSLRFAEDWQKKEQRQVWLEGEAFFKVSKLTIPDRNEAIKFIVRLQDIDVEVVGTAFNVNHRSGKVEVSLDEGIVDLKMTGGERLRMEPGDMVAYSAATQRLDKLNANPKKVTAWRNHQMILDGQPLSDLAILINNYYGVEIRFSSDELADKKIKTTLPTDNLDLVLETLELMLDVQLERSEDEIIMK comes from the coding sequence ATGTTTTACAATCAATACACAGCCTTAGACTTTGCGATGGATGAATACTTTCAGCGTTGGGTATTTACCCGGGATGCTGAAGTATCTGACTACTGGCAAACGTGGCTGGCGTTACACCCTGAAAAAAAAGAGGCCATTGAGGAAGCTAAAATCTTACTCAGTTTACAAAAACTAAGGAAAGATGAATGGTCTGCTGATCGCATGCTTATGACCAAAGAAAGAATCAGAGAAAGTCTTGATGAACAAAATAAACCTGATGCTTCTTCTGCCCCTCCTAAAGATAAAGACAACAAAAGACTGATGTCACCCTGGCTGGCTATTGCTGCCTCCCTATTACTAATTGTGAGCATCATGTTACCTGTCTACATATTGAGTCAGGATGAGCAGGTATTTTCTACTACCTATGGGGAAACCCAGAAGTTTGAGCTGCCTGATGGTTCAGAAGTAATTCTTAATGCAAACTCCAGCCTGCGTTTTGCGGAGGACTGGCAAAAAAAAGAGCAAAGGCAGGTGTGGCTGGAGGGAGAAGCCTTCTTTAAGGTGAGTAAGCTCACTATACCTGATCGTAATGAGGCTATAAAATTTATAGTGCGTTTACAGGATATTGATGTTGAGGTCGTAGGCACGGCTTTTAACGTAAACCATCGTTCAGGAAAAGTAGAAGTGAGCCTGGATGAAGGAATTGTAGACCTGAAAATGACTGGTGGGGAAAGGCTACGCATGGAGCCGGGAGATATGGTAGCTTACTCTGCGGCAACCCAGAGGCTGGATAAGCTGAATGCAAACCCAAAAAAAGTAACCGCCTGGCGTAACCATCAGATGATACTGGACGGACAGCCCCTTTCAGACTTAGCTATATTAATAAATAATTATTATGGCGTAGAAATACGGTTTAGTTCGGATGAGCTTGCCGATAAAAAGATCAAGACTACGCTACCAACAGATAACCTGGACCTGGTGCTGGAGACTTTGGAACTTATGCTTGATGTACAATTGGAAAGAAGTGAAGATGAGATCATTATGAAATAA
- a CDS encoding SusC/RagA family TonB-linked outer membrane protein, which produces MIQLEVMEKNISGKVTDAEDGSGLPGVNILAKGTTIGTITDVEGNYNLSVPDETTTLIYSSVGYEAQEVEIGGRTTINVSLAADVQSLSEVVVVGYGEQKKVTVTGSVAAVEGRELTKSPTVNLSNSLAGRIPGVFAVNRSGEPGYDGSAIRIRGTNTLGNNNALVVVDGIPDRAGGLERINPADIESVSVLKDASAAIYGARAANGVILITTKRGKSGKPQLSYSFNQGWAQPTRVPDLADAAQFAEMRNELEIFNLPVEEWEAAQAAFDSEGVYTRNDGSELPATYTPEDIELFRNGNDPWGHPNTNWYDETLKNWSPQSQHNVQLSGGSESFKYLASLGYQNQDAFYKNSATGYKQYDIRINLDGQINEYIKASIGMLGRQERRYFPTVSAGQIFRMQMRGIPTSPAYWPNGLPGPDIENGTQPVVVTTGATGYDNDDRNYIQTNGSLEISIPGVEGLKVTGTAAIDKYIRQTKRWNTPWDLYTWDGFDEADEPIMNRVQRGPAEPNLSQGNEDQLNILLGTTINYTKAFGDHNLTFLAGVNRETIEWSGFNAYRRFFISDAVDQLFAGGTNEQRIGGSAWERARLNYFGRVAYNYQEKYLAEFLWRYDGSYMFPEDTRYGFFPGFLAGWVISEENFWKDNISFMDYLKIRGSWGQMGNDNITQGPNGSLQEYQYLSTYGLSSFIINQQEVTTLFETRVPNNSITWEVANNANIGIEGQMLEGRIFFEFDYFMNNRTDILWPRFGSVPQHTGMTLPPENIAEVKNMGYDFNVGYNGQVGDFSFSASVNGGYAQNEIVYWDEAPGAPDWQRTTGKPMYTYQLYEYDGVFATQEEIDANTIDYSELTNNLRPGDMKYKDLYGPDGVPDGKITADDQVRTDYTSIPLFQGGINLSANYKNFDLSILFQGAAGAKVFVITESGSIGNFLLDTYENRWQIDNPSSVHPRIADRNNQWYSSGNSYWLRDADYIRLKNFEIGYNLPVDLTEKVGIGNLRIYANGLNLFTIDELDVYDPESNSQSGQYYPQSRIINLGATVTF; this is translated from the coding sequence ATGATACAGTTGGAAGTGATGGAGAAAAACATCTCCGGCAAAGTAACAGACGCCGAAGATGGTTCAGGGCTTCCTGGCGTAAACATCTTGGCCAAAGGAACTACCATCGGTACCATTACCGATGTGGAAGGTAACTATAACCTAAGCGTTCCTGATGAGACTACTACTTTGATTTATTCATCTGTAGGTTACGAAGCGCAGGAGGTGGAAATTGGCGGACGTACTACGATTAATGTGAGTCTGGCTGCTGATGTACAATCTCTCTCTGAGGTTGTAGTGGTAGGTTATGGTGAGCAGAAAAAAGTAACGGTAACCGGTTCAGTGGCAGCGGTAGAAGGAAGAGAGCTTACTAAATCTCCTACGGTTAACCTTTCCAATTCACTTGCCGGTCGTATTCCTGGAGTGTTTGCAGTAAACAGAAGCGGTGAGCCGGGTTATGATGGCTCTGCGATCCGTATCAGAGGAACAAATACACTGGGTAATAATAACGCGCTCGTAGTAGTTGATGGTATACCTGATAGAGCAGGGGGCCTGGAGCGTATAAATCCTGCAGACATTGAAAGTGTATCTGTGCTAAAAGACGCATCGGCAGCGATTTATGGAGCACGTGCGGCGAATGGGGTAATCCTGATTACTACCAAACGTGGAAAAAGCGGAAAACCTCAGTTATCCTACTCTTTCAATCAGGGCTGGGCGCAACCCACCAGAGTGCCTGATTTGGCAGATGCTGCCCAGTTTGCTGAGATGAGAAACGAGCTGGAGATTTTTAATTTACCGGTAGAAGAATGGGAAGCTGCTCAGGCCGCTTTTGATTCGGAAGGAGTTTATACAAGAAATGATGGTAGTGAATTACCGGCTACGTATACTCCGGAAGATATTGAGCTTTTCAGAAATGGTAATGACCCCTGGGGACACCCTAATACGAACTGGTATGATGAGACGCTCAAAAACTGGTCTCCTCAGTCACAACATAATGTGCAGCTTTCCGGTGGTTCAGAGAGCTTCAAGTACCTGGCATCATTGGGTTATCAAAATCAGGATGCTTTCTACAAAAACTCAGCCACCGGCTATAAGCAGTATGATATTCGTATCAACCTGGATGGGCAAATCAATGAATATATCAAAGCTTCAATTGGTATGTTAGGGCGTCAGGAAAGACGCTACTTCCCTACAGTATCTGCCGGACAGATTTTCAGAATGCAGATGCGAGGAATACCCACTTCACCTGCCTATTGGCCTAACGGATTACCGGGTCCTGATATTGAAAATGGCACCCAACCCGTCGTAGTAACCACAGGTGCTACCGGATATGATAATGACGACAGAAATTACATTCAAACGAACGGGTCACTGGAGATTTCTATCCCCGGTGTTGAAGGTTTGAAAGTAACGGGAACAGCAGCGATTGATAAATACATACGCCAGACTAAGAGATGGAATACTCCCTGGGATCTTTACACCTGGGATGGATTTGATGAAGCCGATGAGCCTATCATGAATAGAGTACAACGTGGCCCGGCTGAACCTAACCTGTCACAAGGCAATGAAGACCAGTTGAATATATTGTTGGGTACAACTATTAACTATACTAAAGCATTTGGAGATCATAACCTGACTTTCCTGGCAGGTGTAAACAGAGAAACCATAGAGTGGAGTGGATTTAATGCCTACCGCAGGTTTTTCATCTCCGATGCGGTTGACCAGTTGTTTGCCGGTGGTACAAACGAGCAAAGGATCGGCGGTAGTGCCTGGGAGCGTGCTCGTCTGAACTACTTTGGTCGTGTCGCTTATAACTATCAGGAAAAATATCTTGCTGAGTTCTTATGGCGCTATGATGGCTCATACATGTTCCCTGAGGATACTCGCTACGGATTCTTCCCTGGCTTCCTGGCAGGTTGGGTGATTTCAGAAGAAAATTTCTGGAAAGACAACATCAGCTTCATGGACTATCTGAAAATCCGTGGATCATGGGGGCAAATGGGTAATGATAATATTACTCAAGGGCCGAACGGTTCGCTGCAAGAATACCAATACCTTTCTACTTATGGCCTCAGTAGCTTTATTATTAATCAGCAGGAAGTTACCACACTATTTGAGACCCGTGTGCCTAACAATTCAATTACCTGGGAGGTAGCCAATAATGCCAATATCGGTATTGAAGGTCAGATGCTGGAAGGCAGAATCTTCTTCGAGTTTGATTACTTTATGAACAATAGAACCGATATTTTATGGCCCAGATTTGGCTCAGTGCCTCAGCATACTGGTATGACTTTGCCTCCTGAAAACATAGCTGAAGTGAAAAATATGGGCTATGACTTTAATGTAGGGTATAATGGTCAGGTTGGTGACTTTAGCTTTAGCGCCAGCGTAAATGGTGGTTATGCACAAAATGAAATTGTTTACTGGGATGAGGCGCCTGGTGCTCCTGATTGGCAAAGAACTACTGGAAAGCCCATGTACACTTATCAGCTTTATGAGTATGATGGTGTATTTGCTACCCAGGAAGAAATTGACGCCAATACCATTGACTATAGCGAATTGACCAACAACTTACGTCCCGGAGATATGAAGTACAAAGATCTGTACGGTCCTGATGGCGTACCTGATGGTAAAATTACCGCTGATGACCAGGTGAGGACTGACTATACATCTATTCCACTTTTCCAAGGAGGTATAAATCTAAGTGCTAACTATAAAAACTTTGATTTATCTATCTTATTCCAGGGAGCTGCCGGAGCAAAGGTATTCGTGATTACTGAATCCGGAAGTATTGGTAACTTTTTGCTGGATACCTATGAAAATCGCTGGCAGATAGATAACCCTAGTAGTGTACACCCTCGCATCGCCGACAGAAACAATCAGTGGTATTCTTCCGGTAACTCTTACTGGCTGAGGGATGCGGACTATATTCGTTTAAAGAACTTTGAGATAGGGTATAATTTACCGGTAGATCTGACTGAAAAAGTTGGTATTGGTAATTTGAGAATTTATGCTAACGGGCTCAATCTGTTTACTATTGATGAGTTAGATGTATATGACCCTGAGTCTAATAGCCAGAGCGGTCAGTATTATCCGCAGTCACGTATTATTAACCTGGGTGCAACCGTAACATTTTAA
- a CDS encoding RagB/SusD family nutrient uptake outer membrane protein has translation MNKVKYISLTVVMALGIATGCNDDFVNTEPLDEISENAVWVDPGLAEAAVTDIYNGLNDGGFNEEMLASTTDEAIFTHPGRGITTVTESRTTPDNVINWGDPRLRYGDMFSRLRATNIAIENLTEPQFDDAELAERLLGEARFMRAFFYHQLVRLWGGVPIIDRVYELGEADYSLQRSSFEECVNFIVADCDAAAQLLEGKALGDGRANRAAALALKSRILLYAASDLHHIPTASANSSVIAGYSNPELIGYTGGDQTSRWQAAQAAAKAVLDEANGYMTDLTAPVSPEEGEQNYENMSLSKNGGESELLFARYFINAKVEDGSRAALDNGPNGYHNWAGNTPTQNLVDDYEMMDGSEFDWNNPEHAAAPYENRDPRFYATILHDGAGWKPRTADVAPRDPANEIQTGQYEVIQDGEVATHFGLDTRQSPIEDWNGTRTGYYMHKFINKDPSIVDQNTRQEIPWPELRYTEAMLNYAEASIELGQDAEAREWLNKIRFRAGMPAITATGDELMNQYRNERRVELVYEEHRFHDARRWMIAEETLGQQPQIILIEGTLKPGANVTLYQYNPDNYDYTYTVADLDPGFENRQWLDKMYFMPFERDEINRNEALVQNPGY, from the coding sequence ATGAATAAGGTAAAATATATATCTTTAACTGTCGTCATGGCTTTGGGTATTGCTACGGGCTGTAATGATGACTTTGTGAACACCGAGCCTCTGGATGAAATATCAGAAAATGCCGTGTGGGTAGACCCAGGGCTGGCTGAAGCAGCGGTAACCGATATTTATAATGGTTTAAATGACGGCGGGTTCAATGAAGAAATGCTGGCTTCTACTACAGATGAGGCTATCTTCACCCACCCCGGCCGGGGAATAACTACCGTTACTGAGTCTCGTACCACTCCTGATAATGTAATCAACTGGGGAGACCCCCGTTTGAGATATGGAGATATGTTTAGCAGACTCAGGGCTACGAATATTGCGATAGAAAACCTGACTGAACCTCAGTTTGATGATGCTGAATTAGCTGAAAGGCTTTTGGGAGAAGCCCGTTTTATGCGAGCGTTTTTCTATCATCAACTAGTCCGGTTATGGGGTGGAGTGCCTATAATTGACAGAGTATATGAGTTAGGAGAAGCTGATTATAGCCTGCAGAGAAGCTCCTTTGAAGAGTGTGTTAATTTTATTGTGGCAGACTGTGATGCTGCTGCTCAGTTATTGGAAGGTAAAGCTTTGGGTGATGGTCGCGCTAACAGAGCCGCTGCTTTGGCATTAAAGTCTCGTATACTGTTGTATGCTGCCAGCGACTTGCATCATATCCCTACAGCTTCAGCTAACTCGAGCGTAATAGCGGGCTATTCTAATCCTGAGCTTATAGGTTATACAGGTGGTGATCAAACCTCACGTTGGCAAGCTGCTCAGGCAGCAGCAAAAGCTGTTTTGGACGAAGCGAATGGCTATATGACAGACTTAACGGCTCCGGTATCACCTGAAGAGGGTGAGCAGAATTACGAAAATATGTCTTTGTCTAAGAATGGAGGAGAAAGCGAGCTTTTATTTGCAAGATATTTTATCAATGCGAAAGTTGAGGATGGAAGTAGAGCTGCTCTGGATAACGGACCTAACGGCTATCATAACTGGGCAGGTAATACCCCTACGCAAAATCTGGTAGATGACTATGAAATGATGGATGGCAGTGAGTTTGACTGGAATAATCCTGAGCACGCGGCCGCTCCTTATGAGAACAGGGACCCTCGCTTTTATGCTACTATTCTCCATGATGGTGCTGGCTGGAAACCTCGTACCGCTGATGTTGCGCCTAGAGATCCTGCCAATGAGATTCAAACCGGACAGTATGAAGTCATTCAAGATGGTGAAGTTGCCACCCATTTTGGTTTGGATACCCGTCAGAGTCCTATTGAAGACTGGAACGGTACCCGTACCGGCTATTATATGCATAAGTTCATCAACAAAGACCCTAGTATCGTAGACCAGAATACACGTCAGGAAATTCCCTGGCCAGAGTTACGATATACAGAAGCTATGCTAAATTACGCGGAAGCAAGCATAGAGTTGGGTCAGGATGCAGAAGCACGAGAATGGTTGAATAAGATCCGATTCCGTGCCGGTATGCCGGCAATCACTGCTACTGGTGATGAACTGATGAATCAATATAGAAATGAGCGCAGGGTTGAGTTGGTGTATGAAGAGCATCGTTTCCATGACGCACGCCGCTGGATGATAGCTGAAGAGACTTTAGGACAACAACCTCAGATTATTCTGATAGAAGGTACTTTGAAGCCGGGCGCCAATGTAACGCTTTATCAATACAATCCTGATAATTACGATTATACTTATACTGTTGCTGATCTGGATCCTGGGTTTGAGAATCGTCAATGGTTAGATAAAATGTATTTTATGCCATTTGAAAGAGATGAGATCAATAGAAATGAGGCTTTGGTTCAGAACCCGGGCTACTAA
- a CDS encoding RNA polymerase sigma factor, with protein sequence MGDQNITSHEPPQNWEQLYIEYASLLYNYGCKITSQKSLIEDCVHDVFVNLLKAPQCATTINNPKAYLFKSFRRLLINKLKTDTRSQELVLDRGGEAYQFNIELSSEAYRIIEENNDEQRKKIAEAIRQLSPRQKEAIYLKFYENQSYEEVAGIMKIEKSALYSMIYKSLAQLRRALSPILSTKTSAGYYFSLFASGLLLLV encoded by the coding sequence ATGGGTGATCAGAATATTACTTCACATGAGCCTCCTCAAAATTGGGAGCAATTATACATAGAGTATGCTTCTTTACTTTATAATTATGGATGCAAGATTACTTCTCAGAAATCTTTAATAGAGGATTGTGTTCATGATGTATTTGTCAACTTACTGAAGGCCCCTCAATGCGCCACAACGATTAATAACCCTAAAGCCTACCTTTTCAAATCCTTTCGTCGCTTGTTAATAAATAAACTGAAAACTGACACCAGATCTCAGGAGCTTGTGTTGGATAGAGGGGGGGAAGCATATCAATTTAATATTGAGTTATCCAGTGAAGCCTACCGGATAATAGAAGAAAATAATGATGAGCAAAGAAAAAAAATTGCTGAAGCTATCCGGCAACTTTCCCCCCGTCAGAAAGAAGCAATCTATTTGAAGTTTTACGAAAATCAAAGCTATGAAGAGGTAGCCGGTATTATGAAAATAGAGAAATCTGCTCTCTATTCAATGATTTACAAGTCCCTTGCTCAACTGAGAAGAGCGCTCTCTCCTATCTTATCCACAAAAACTTCAGCGGGCTACTATTTCAGCCTGTTTGCCTCCGGCTTGCTACTATTGGTTTAG
- a CDS encoding VCBS repeat-containing protein, whose product MSSCSDQNTDTTQEKASSKATSSPPPLFTLLSPQATNVKFNNELTEGLNTNVMAYEYFYNGGGVAIGDVNNDGWEDIYFSGNMISNKLYLNKGAEGNASLQFEDVTEEAGVSGKKAPWKTGVTMADVNSDGWLDIYVCYSGNVRPENRRNQLFINQGVDASGKLSFREMAEEYDLASTATSTQATFFDYDRDGDLDMFLLNHSPFPLPVLDEASTADLLKKEDPSNGVRLFKNHTPFSSGEAGERRVFVDVTAESGIQSTSLSYGLGVGIADINADGWPDIYISNDYAIPDFLYINNGYGPDGKVTFTDQIQSQLGHTSHFSMGNDIADINNDGLQDIYTLDMLPEDNRRQKLLFAPDNYELFNLNLNVGFYYQYMRNMLHTNNGPGADGQPTFSEIGQLAGVSNTDWSWAALLADYDNDGWKDLFVTNGYVRDYTNMDFMKHMGDYLNRREGNLLRKDILELVYQMPSSNVVNYMYKNNGGTSDHATTFSDATTEWGLRMASNSNGAAYADLDNDGDLDLVVNNINRPAFIFQNEAKQEREHHYLQLKLEGEGMNRFGIGAKVMLYAEGKVQYLEQMPSRGYQSSVSPILHFGLGEHSEIDSLRIVWQSGKQQLLTSLSIDQRITLNEKDATENYPFPKPQQTIYQEVNAPLAFEHKENRLNDFKRQPLMVNPLSFSGPAMAKADVNGDGREDVYVGGSSGQAGALYLQQANGKFVQQNTSAFTEDQRSEDVDALFFDANSDGAADLYVCSGGYNDFMPEDEALQDRLYLNDGQGNYAKSKGALPAMLTSSSCARASDIDGDGKLDLFVGSRVIPGRYPEVPPSYVLINDGQAKFKDMTQTVSPQLQQAGMVTDAAWVDLNDDQEEELIVVGEWMPVQVYAKNNGKLEEKTSDYFEKTYSGWWNSILADDLNGDGKVDLVLGNMGLNTQCKVSDSEPAELFYKDFDDNGSVDPIFCFYIQGQSYPSVTRDELLDQMAMMRTRFPDYDSYADAQLKDIFTEEELEGVQRLQANELKTTYFESNKRGKFKQKELPLVVQSSPVFTINSFDYNQDGNKDLLLSGNISQARLRFGKCDANYGILLEGDGKGNFAYIPQQHSGLEVWGDVRSVIEVNNTLLFGINQAEIKAYKIN is encoded by the coding sequence GTGTCAAGTTGCAGTGACCAGAATACAGATACCACACAGGAGAAGGCATCTTCCAAAGCTACTTCTTCCCCTCCACCACTGTTTACCTTACTCTCACCACAAGCTACCAATGTAAAGTTCAATAATGAGCTTACCGAAGGGCTGAATACCAATGTGATGGCTTATGAGTACTTTTACAATGGAGGTGGCGTAGCCATCGGGGATGTTAATAATGATGGCTGGGAAGACATCTATTTCTCTGGCAATATGATCTCCAATAAGCTTTATCTGAATAAAGGGGCAGAAGGGAATGCATCCCTTCAATTTGAAGATGTCACCGAAGAGGCTGGTGTTTCCGGAAAGAAAGCACCCTGGAAAACAGGGGTTACCATGGCGGATGTCAATAGCGATGGCTGGCTGGACATCTACGTGTGCTATTCAGGAAACGTAAGGCCGGAGAATCGACGTAACCAGCTATTTATCAACCAGGGCGTGGATGCATCAGGTAAACTTAGCTTCAGAGAAATGGCGGAAGAGTATGATCTGGCCAGCACCGCCACCAGTACACAAGCTACTTTCTTTGACTATGACCGGGATGGTGACCTGGATATGTTTCTGTTAAATCATAGCCCTTTTCCCTTACCGGTATTAGATGAAGCCTCTACGGCAGACCTGCTCAAAAAAGAAGATCCTTCTAATGGTGTACGACTCTTTAAGAATCATACGCCTTTTTCGTCGGGAGAAGCGGGCGAGCGGAGGGTTTTTGTTGATGTAACCGCAGAGTCGGGCATCCAGAGTACTTCTCTTTCTTATGGCCTGGGAGTAGGTATAGCCGATATCAATGCTGATGGCTGGCCGGATATTTACATTTCTAATGATTATGCCATACCAGATTTTCTCTACATCAATAATGGTTATGGGCCCGACGGGAAAGTCACATTCACAGATCAGATACAGTCACAGTTAGGGCATACTTCACACTTTTCTATGGGCAATGATATTGCCGACATCAACAATGATGGTTTGCAGGATATCTATACCCTGGACATGTTACCTGAAGATAACAGAAGGCAAAAGCTGCTGTTTGCTCCTGATAATTATGAGCTGTTTAACCTGAACCTGAACGTGGGGTTTTATTATCAGTATATGCGGAACATGCTGCATACCAACAATGGCCCGGGAGCCGATGGTCAGCCTACTTTTAGCGAAATAGGACAACTGGCGGGTGTCTCCAATACGGACTGGAGTTGGGCTGCCCTGCTGGCGGATTATGACAATGATGGCTGGAAAGACCTCTTTGTTACCAATGGCTATGTGCGCGATTATACCAATATGGATTTTATGAAGCACATGGGCGATTACCTGAACAGAAGAGAAGGGAACCTTTTGCGTAAAGATATACTGGAGTTGGTGTACCAGATGCCCTCATCCAATGTGGTCAACTATATGTACAAAAATAATGGAGGCACCTCTGACCACGCTACAACCTTTTCTGACGCTACTACTGAATGGGGCTTGCGCATGGCATCTAATAGCAATGGAGCAGCCTACGCTGACCTGGATAATGATGGCGATCTGGACCTGGTCGTAAACAACATTAACCGCCCTGCTTTTATCTTTCAAAATGAAGCTAAGCAGGAGAGAGAGCATCACTACCTGCAGCTTAAGCTGGAAGGGGAGGGAATGAACCGCTTTGGTATCGGAGCCAAAGTGATGCTCTATGCAGAGGGTAAAGTGCAGTACCTGGAGCAGATGCCTTCACGAGGCTATCAGTCCAGCGTTTCTCCTATTTTGCACTTTGGTTTGGGAGAGCACAGCGAAATTGACTCCCTCCGTATCGTATGGCAAAGTGGCAAGCAGCAATTGCTTACAAGCTTAAGCATAGATCAGCGCATTACATTGAATGAAAAAGATGCCACTGAAAACTATCCTTTTCCAAAGCCGCAACAAACAATTTATCAGGAGGTAAACGCTCCACTCGCCTTTGAACATAAAGAAAACAGGCTGAATGATTTCAAGCGTCAGCCGCTGATGGTAAATCCGCTGTCTTTTTCCGGCCCTGCTATGGCAAAGGCTGATGTAAACGGAGATGGCCGGGAAGATGTGTATGTAGGAGGAAGTAGTGGGCAGGCGGGCGCTTTATACCTACAGCAGGCCAACGGAAAATTTGTACAGCAAAACACTTCCGCTTTTACTGAAGACCAGCGGAGTGAAGATGTGGATGCCCTGTTTTTTGATGCCAATAGTGATGGTGCTGCCGACCTTTATGTGTGTAGTGGGGGCTATAATGATTTTATGCCTGAAGATGAAGCATTGCAGGATCGGCTCTACCTCAATGATGGCCAGGGAAATTATGCCAAAAGCAAAGGAGCTTTACCTGCAATGCTCACCAGCAGTAGCTGTGCTCGTGCCTCTGATATTGATGGAGACGGAAAGCTTGACCTTTTTGTAGGTAGCCGCGTGATTCCCGGACGTTATCCTGAAGTTCCGCCTAGCTATGTACTGATCAATGATGGTCAGGCTAAGTTCAAAGACATGACACAGACCGTGTCGCCTCAGCTACAGCAGGCAGGCATGGTGACCGACGCTGCCTGGGTAGACCTGAATGACGATCAGGAGGAAGAACTCATAGTAGTAGGAGAGTGGATGCCAGTGCAGGTATATGCCAAAAACAATGGAAAGCTGGAAGAGAAAACCAGTGATTACTTTGAGAAAACGTATAGCGGTTGGTGGAATAGTATTCTGGCTGATGATTTGAATGGCGATGGTAAAGTTGATCTGGTACTAGGCAATATGGGATTGAATACCCAATGCAAAGTCAGCGACAGTGAACCGGCTGAGCTGTTCTACAAAGATTTTGATGACAACGGATCGGTTGACCCCATCTTCTGTTTTTACATACAGGGTCAAAGTTATCCCTCCGTAACCCGCGACGAACTGCTGGACCAGATGGCGATGATGCGTACCCGTTTTCCCGACTATGATAGTTACGCAGATGCCCAACTGAAGGATATTTTTACCGAAGAGGAATTAGAAGGAGTACAACGCTTACAAGCCAATGAATTGAAAACCACTTACTTTGAAAGTAACAAAAGAGGAAAGTTTAAGCAAAAAGAATTGCCTTTGGTGGTGCAATCCTCTCCGGTCTTCACCATCAACTCTTTTGATTATAATCAGGATGGTAACAAAGATCTGCTGCTGAGTGGTAATATTAGCCAGGCACGCTTACGCTTTGGAAAATGTGACGCGAATTATGGGATCTTGCTGGAAGGCGATGGAAAAGGTAACTTTGCCTACATCCCTCAGCAGCATTCTGGTTTAGAAGTGTGGGGCGATGTGAGAAGTGTGATAGAAGTGAATAATACACTATTATTTGGAATCAATCAGGCTGAG